The following proteins come from a genomic window of Carcharodon carcharias isolate sCarCar2 chromosome 10, sCarCar2.pri, whole genome shotgun sequence:
- the gatd1 gene encoding glutamine amidotransferase-like class 1 domain-containing protein 1 isoform X1, whose product MSAKPSLLIVLSAAAEGVSAQSFYHSYTLCSTAFNLQIATPGGKPADFVGLDENNIRWIQDFRMKPYANPAKLESIDGTRYNAILIPNCPGAMVDLATNGYLAKILQHVCAEKKPICVVGHGAAALCCATNQDKSWIFQGYSVTGPSVFELVRRKDFASLPVIMEDFVKDSGATFSGNNCILFHDLIRTQHIVNWNHSQSQLPRPTVKAGNQQTVSSKS is encoded by the exons AACCCAGCCTCCTGATTGTCCTCAGCGCTGCTGCTGAAG GTGTATCTGCACAATCGTTTTATCACTCCTATACACTATGTAGCACAGCTTTTAACCTGCAGATTGCTACTCCAGGG GGGAAGCCGGCGGATTTTGTGGGGCTGGATGAGAACAATATACGCTGGATCCAGGACTTCCGTATGAAACCATATGCGAACCCGGCCAAGTTGGAATCAATTGATG GTACTAGGTACAATGCTATCCTGATTCCTAACTGTCCTGGTGCTATGGTAGATCTTGCAACCAATGGATACCTGGCCAAGATTCTCCAGCAtgtctgtgctgagaaaa AACCAATTTGTGTGGTGGGACACGGAGCTGCTGCGTTGTGCTGTGCTACAAACCAGGACAAGTCGTGGATATTCCAGGGATACAGTGTCACTGGA CCCTCTGTCTTTGAGCTGGTGAGGAGGAAAGATTTTGCAAGCCTTCCAGTCATTATGGAGGATTTTGTGAAAGACTCTGGAGCCACCTTCAGTG GAAATAATTGCATTTTATTTCATGATCTTATTCGGACTCAGCATATCGTTAACTGGAACCACTCACAATCTCAACTCCCACGTCCAACAGTAAAAGCAGGAAATCAACAAACCGTGTCAAGCAAAAGCTGA
- the gatd1 gene encoding glutamine amidotransferase-like class 1 domain-containing protein 1 isoform X2 encodes MSAKPSLLIVLSAAAEGVSAQSFYHSYTLCSTAFNLQIATPGGKPADFVGLDENNIRWIQDFRMKPYANPAKLESIDGTRYNAILIPNCPGAMVDLATNGYLAKILQHVCAEKKPICVVGHGAAALCCATNQDKSWIFQGYSVTGPSVFELVRRKDFASLPVIMEDFVKDSGATFSASKPDAVHVVIDRHLITGQNDQSTLTAIQNLILFCNVRK; translated from the exons AACCCAGCCTCCTGATTGTCCTCAGCGCTGCTGCTGAAG GTGTATCTGCACAATCGTTTTATCACTCCTATACACTATGTAGCACAGCTTTTAACCTGCAGATTGCTACTCCAGGG GGGAAGCCGGCGGATTTTGTGGGGCTGGATGAGAACAATATACGCTGGATCCAGGACTTCCGTATGAAACCATATGCGAACCCGGCCAAGTTGGAATCAATTGATG GTACTAGGTACAATGCTATCCTGATTCCTAACTGTCCTGGTGCTATGGTAGATCTTGCAACCAATGGATACCTGGCCAAGATTCTCCAGCAtgtctgtgctgagaaaa AACCAATTTGTGTGGTGGGACACGGAGCTGCTGCGTTGTGCTGTGCTACAAACCAGGACAAGTCGTGGATATTCCAGGGATACAGTGTCACTGGA CCCTCTGTCTTTGAGCTGGTGAGGAGGAAAGATTTTGCAAGCCTTCCAGTCATTATGGAGGATTTTGTGAAAGACTCTGGAGCCACCTTCAGTG CTAGTAAACCCGATGCTGTACATGTCGTGATTGACAGGCACCTTATAACTGGACAGAATGACCAATCTACTCTCACTGCTATCCAGAACCTCATTCTTTTCTGTAATGTAAG GAAATAA